The Mannheimia granulomatis sequence ATCACGGGCAATAATGGCGTGAACGAGAGCATGCCCACTACCCGGCCAAGCGAATAAGCTTTCCACTACCACAACGCCTTCAATTAAATAAACTAACTGTACAGCGTGATAGGCAATTACTGGCACGGCAATATTGGGTAAGCCGTGGCGGATAAAGGCTTGGTGGCGACTTAGGCCTTTTAATTGGGCGAATTGGTAAAATTCCGCTTCTTTAATTTGCACCATTGCCGAGCGGGTTACTCTCACTGAAACCGCGCTTAGTCCAATGGCAAGGGTTAGTGCCGGCAAGACAAAATGTTGCCAACTGCCATAGCCGCCTGCCGGTAACCATTTGAGTTGGGCGGCAAATAGGGTAATTAAGCCGATGGCGATAATAAACACAGGTACAGAACGAAATAGGGTGCTAAGCACTAATGTCAAGCGGTCAAAAAAGCCGTTTGGTTTGCGGGCAGCTAATAATCCAAGCGGTGGGCCGATTAAGAGTGCAAGAATGAGAGAGACAATCGCAAGGCTTAATGTATGCCCGAATTGGTGCTGAATTTCCGCCCAAACAGAATCGCCTGTCACTAAAGATTTACCTAAATTAAATTGAGCTAAATCTAATAACCAATCAAAATAACTTTGCCACCAAGGTTGGTCAAGGGCAAGCTCGGCACGCACAGCTTCTGCAGCAGCACTATCGGCTTGGTCATAGCCATAGCGACTGGCAGCAATGCGGTATGCCATATCGCCCGAAAGCTGTCTGGTTAAAATAAAGGTGAGTGTTCCCACCGACCAAATTACCAGTAGTATTTGAGTTAGACGGCGGAGGAAAATGTTAAGCATTCAGATATCCTTAAAATAGAATAAGGCACGCGTGAGATAAGCGTGCCATCACTTTGTATTAGACGAAGTCTTATTTCGATAATTTTTCTAAATAGAAACGGCGTTCAAATGGGTCAAGAGTTAAGCCGTTAATACCTTTATGCGACACCACAGTTTGTTGATCGTAGACGATCGGAATAATCGGCAATTCATCATAGATAATTTGGCTGACCTGCTGTTTCAGCTGTTTGTTTTTCTGTGGATCGCGTTCTACTTCAATTTGTTTGAGCGAGTTTTCTAAGGTTTCATTACGCCAGTTCATCACCCCCCAATCGCTGCCGCCATTGGCATAATCTTGCACAATTAAGGCAAATGGGTCGAGGGTTTTGGCGTAGTTGAATGAGTAAAGTGCCATTTCTAATGTACCGTCTTGGTGACCAGACGGAATCTCACTGAAGTTACCTACAGATACATTTACATCAATACCGATTTTCTTCCATTCTGCTTGCAAAATAGTTGCGGTAATTGGCAATTCCGGACGATCTGAGTAAGTTCTTAGTGTGAAGCTAAACGGCTTACCATCTTTAGTGAGCTTACCTTCAGCATTATATTGATAGCCGGAAGCGGTTAAATTTTCCTTAATTTTTGCAATCACTTCTTCATGGCTGAGTGTAGTCTCTTTGGTTTCTACACGCCAGTCAGCAAAAGATTTCGGTAGAATTTGATCTGCCATGCCATCTTGGATTTTTAAGATCTGCTCAGCGATCGCTTTGCGGTTAATGGCTTGTGATAATGCTTGGCGAATCGTTAAATCATTAAAGAACGGTTTGGCTAAGTCCATTTTCAGCTGCATCGTACGGGCAATTGAGGTATTGATTAGCTGTAAATTCGGATCGGTTTTTAAGCGAGCCACGCTGGCTTTATCTAAGTTGAACACCAGTGAAGTTGCATCGCTTTGTGCCATCAGCGTGCGGGTTTCACTACGGCTGCTGGCAAGATAATTCGCTTGCTGAAGCTGTGGCTTATTACCCCAATAGCCCTCAAAACGGACAGTTTCCAATTTTTGTGGCGCCTCAATTTTAGTCGCTTTAAACGCCCCTGTACCGATAACCTCGGTAACATTGCCTTGTGCGTCAAAACTTTCTTCCGCCAGAATAAGCGTGGTGTAGTGTGTTAAGAAAGAAGGAAATGGTACAAAGGGTTGGGTTAATTCAAATTGTACTTTGTTGGCATCCAAAGCCTTAATGTCTTTGATAAACGCTTTTTGTAATACACCCGGTTTGGAATGTGCAATTTTTAAGGATTTTTCTACCGCTTGTGCGTTTAGTGGTTTGCCGTTGTGGAATGTTGCATCACGCAGGGTGAATGTCCAAAGGGTAGCATCAGCATTGCTTTCCCATTGAGTGGCTAAACCTGCTACCAATTGTCCCTCTGAATTGGCTTCCACTAAGGTTTCAGCAAGGTTCATTCGTTGGAAAATGACGCCCGATTGGTTAAGATCTAAGCTGTTTAATTCCCAAGGCGCAACTACGGTCACAAGCGGTAACATTTCTGCATTTTTTTGCAATTGTTCATTTGGCGTTGCCGCTTTTTGTACATTTGCTTGGGTATTGTTTTTGTCATCACAAGCAGCAAGACAGAATGTTGCTACTGTTAACGGAATTAACCACTTTTTCATTTCTTTTTTTCTCCATAAAAAAATCAGGGCTTTGATTGGCGAAACTTTAGCATATTTCCATAAAAAAAATAGAGTTTTTTAAGTTGAGTATTTTAATTGGTTGTTTTTACGCCAAAATGGTTGGCAACTTTCCGCTCTTCATTTTGCAAAATAGGCAAAGAATTTACCCGCTTGTTGCCGATTACCATGCTTGAACTGCCTCCTCCATCAAGGTTGATCGCCTGTGTTAGCTCAAGTTTGCTGGCAAGTTCAGCTAGCTCATCTAAAGTTACGCCTCCAAAGGTAAGCTGTCGCCCTTCCACCACAACCAGATAGAGCCAATTTTTCTGCTCGTTCAATCCAAGCAAGGTGCGAGGGTGCTTATCGTGAAAAATACTTTGTACGCAGCCGACCTTATCATTTTCCGCACACTCAAATTTTCCGTTTTTGGCGTTATACCAATGCCAACCGCTAATCGCTATTTGCCATTTCGGGTTCAGAGGAGTAATTTTATTTTTTGCCTCAATAATACATTTATTGGTTTTATCACAAGCAAAAATGACTCGATTACGCACATCACCATATTTTGACCAGCGTTTTCCTTGAGAAACAACTAAGCCAATAGGAGTGTAGTCTTTCCAATAAAAATTGGCGTTGATTGCCACATCGGTTTGATATTTTTCGGCAAAGGAAGACACCGTTGATCCGCTATCGCTTTTTTCCGAGCCGATAAAGGCTAAATTCTTGCAGTTCAAATCCACCCGAGTGATGTGAAAAGGGGATTGATCGGAATAATCAATACATTGATTTTCTGCGTGGGTGAAATTGGCTAATAGCAGAGATAATAGGAAGAAAAATAGTTTCATAGAGCGTTAAAAGTCTGCTTAGACAGGCTTTAAAATAGTGATTAGACAAGCGGTCAATTTTGCAAAGTTTTTTGTAAAATCGACCGCTTAAATAAAGGTTAGAATTATAAATTTTATTGAATATTACTACTTCCGATAGTTAATACTTGCTTAACTGTAGAATCAACCTCTTCCATTAAATATTTTTTTATAATATTTCTTGCATTTTCTGCATCAGCACTAAGTTTCTCGTAGGTTGTATATTTATCTCCCAACCATCCACCTACGCCTCCTACTTTCCCTAAACTAAGGATATTTGAATCATGCATAACTTGATAATTTACTACTCTATTGGGCTCAAATAGTAATGAATTTGGTGGGCTTAAATAACCCGTTTCAATATGTAAGAAAATTTTAAGCCCCTTTTGAGATTTATCTTTTTCTATACTACTTTCATTAGCTTCAATCACCTTGACATCATAGCCTTTAGTTTTTAGTTGTGTAACAAAAGCATTTGTAAAATCTGTATTCATTGAGTTTTTCTCATAAATACCTTTTAATTTTTCATTAAAATTGATCGTATATTTATTAGATTTGGCTTTATTTCTATCTGTGACTATATCATCAATTTTTAAAGAAATAAGATAAGGTAATATACCAGCTTTTTTATTTTCTGAAGCTTTACTCTCTTCTACTTTCACCTCTTGAAATTCTTGAGAATTATAAAATACAGTCACTTCTTTAGAATTATTAATCAATGTTTGATAATTTGATATTCTTTGTTGCATTTCTGGGTTGGTGCATCCAACTAAGAATAATCCACATACAATAATTAAGTTTTTCATTTTCTTTCTCCATGTACCCATATATGAGATTAATGCTCTCTTGTTTTAAAGAACGTCACATCAGGATAACGCTCTTGAGCTAAGTTCAAATTCACCATGGTTGGAGCGATATAAGTAAGGTTATCGCCTCCGTCTAAGGCTAAGTTTGCTTCATTTTTACGTTTAAATTCTTCAAATTTTTTCGCATCACTGCATTCAACCCAGCGGGCTGTTGCCACGTTTACCGCTTCGTAAATTGCTTCTACGTTGTATTCCGATTTTAAACGGGAAACCACCACATCAAACTGCAACACACCCACGGCACCCACAATTAAATCATTGTTGATTAACGGGCGGAAAACTTGTACCGCACCTTCTTCTGAAAGTTGTACCAAGCCTTTGAGCAGTTGCTTTTGTTTTAGTGGATCTTTTAAGCGAATACGGCGGAACAGCTCCGGTGCAAAGTTTGGAATACCAGTAAACTTCAGATTTTCACCTTGGGTGAAGGTATCGCCGATTTGAATCGTGCCATGGTTATGTAAGCCGATAATATCGCCTGCATAAGCCTCTTCAGCGTGTGAGCGGTCACCTGCCATAAAGGTTAAAGCATCAGAAATCACCACATCTTTACCGATACGGACGTGTTTAAGTTTCATCCCTTTTTCATATTTGCCGGAAACAACACGCATAAAGGCGACTCGGTCGCGGTGTTTTGGATCCATATTCGCTTGGATTTTAAATACGAAACCGCTGAATTTTTCTTCACTTGCCTCAACGGTGCGGCTGTCCGATTCACGGGCTTGCGGTGCTGGTGCCCATTCGGTTAAACCGTCTAAGAAATGGTTGACCCCGAAGTTACCTAATGCTGTTCCGAAGAAGACTGGTGTTAATTCACCGTTGATGAACGCTTCGTGTTCAAATTCGTGAGATGCACCTTGCACTAATTCCAGTTCATCACGTAATTGTTGGGCTAAATCATCACCTACGCTTTGGTCTAGCTCAGGGTTGTCTAAACCTTTGATAACTCGCACTTCTTGAATCGTATGCCCTTGTCCGGTTTGGTAAAGGTAAGTTTCATCTTTATAAATGTGATAAACCCCTTTAAACAATTTACCGCAGCCGATTGGCCAAGTGATTGGTGCACATTTGATTTTTAGCACGCTTTCCACTTCGTCCAACAATTCCATTGGGTCACGAATATCACGGTCGAGCTTGTTCATAAAGGTGAGAATTGGTGTATCACGCAGGCGGGTGACTTCCATTA is a genomic window containing:
- a CDS encoding ABC transporter permease, which produces MLNIFLRRLTQILLVIWSVGTLTFILTRQLSGDMAYRIAASRYGYDQADSAAAEAVRAELALDQPWWQSYFDWLLDLAQFNLGKSLVTGDSVWAEIQHQFGHTLSLAIVSLILALLIGPPLGLLAARKPNGFFDRLTLVLSTLFRSVPVFIIAIGLITLFAAQLKWLPAGGYGSWQHFVLPALTLAIGLSAVSVRVTRSAMVQIKEAEFYQFAQLKGLSRHQAFIRHGLPNIAVPVIAYHAVQLVYLIEGVVVVESLFAWPGSGHALVHAIIARDVPMIQGTTLVMGGLFVVLNMIADMLSAWIDPRIKR
- a CDS encoding ABC transporter substrate-binding protein, encoding MKKWLIPLTVATFCLAACDDKNNTQANVQKAATPNEQLQKNAEMLPLVTVVAPWELNSLDLNQSGVIFQRMNLAETLVEANSEGQLVAGLATQWESNADATLWTFTLRDATFHNGKPLNAQAVEKSLKIAHSKPGVLQKAFIKDIKALDANKVQFELTQPFVPFPSFLTHYTTLILAEESFDAQGNVTEVIGTGAFKATKIEAPQKLETVRFEGYWGNKPQLQQANYLASSRSETRTLMAQSDATSLVFNLDKASVARLKTDPNLQLINTSIARTMQLKMDLAKPFFNDLTIRQALSQAINRKAIAEQILKIQDGMADQILPKSFADWRVETKETTLSHEEVIAKIKENLTASGYQYNAEGKLTKDGKPFSFTLRTYSDRPELPITATILQAEWKKIGIDVNVSVGNFSEIPSGHQDGTLEMALYSFNYAKTLDPFALIVQDYANGGSDWGVMNWRNETLENSLKQIEVERDPQKNKQLKQQVSQIIYDELPIIPIVYDQQTVVSHKGINGLTLDPFERRFYLEKLSK
- a CDS encoding phosphodiester glycosidase family protein gives rise to the protein MKLFFFLLSLLLANFTHAENQCIDYSDQSPFHITRVDLNCKNLAFIGSEKSDSGSTVSSFAEKYQTDVAINANFYWKDYTPIGLVVSQGKRWSKYGDVRNRVIFACDKTNKCIIEAKNKITPLNPKWQIAISGWHWYNAKNGKFECAENDKVGCVQSIFHDKHPRTLLGLNEQKNWLYLVVVEGRQLTFGGVTLDELAELASKLELTQAINLDGGGSSSMVIGNKRVNSLPILQNEERKVANHFGVKTTN
- the prfC gene encoding peptide chain release factor 3, whose amino-acid sequence is MSYPQEVNKRRTFAIISHPDAGKTTITEKVLLYGNAIQTAGSVKGKGSAQHAKSDWMEMEKQRGISITTSVMQFPYNDCLVNLLDTPGHEDFSEDTYRTLTAVDSCLMVIDSAKGVEERTIKLMEVTRLRDTPILTFMNKLDRDIRDPMELLDEVESVLKIKCAPITWPIGCGKLFKGVYHIYKDETYLYQTGQGHTIQEVRVIKGLDNPELDQSVGDDLAQQLRDELELVQGASHEFEHEAFINGELTPVFFGTALGNFGVNHFLDGLTEWAPAPQARESDSRTVEASEEKFSGFVFKIQANMDPKHRDRVAFMRVVSGKYEKGMKLKHVRIGKDVVISDALTFMAGDRSHAEEAYAGDIIGLHNHGTIQIGDTFTQGENLKFTGIPNFAPELFRRIRLKDPLKQKQLLKGLVQLSEEGAVQVFRPLINNDLIVGAVGVLQFDVVVSRLKSEYNVEAIYEAVNVATARWVECSDAKKFEEFKRKNEANLALDGGDNLTYIAPTMVNLNLAQERYPDVTFFKTREH